A segment of the Bdellovibrio bacteriovorus genome:
TTCAAAGATATGCACCTTTCCTTTTTCCCGGGAATACATCTGCATGGAACCCCCGCCAATATCCCAGACAATCAGATTGTCGGTGTTGGTGATGCCTCGTTGCGCCAGTGCCGACCAGTAACCCAGTTCCGCTTCCTGTTCCTGGCTGATGACCTCAATGGGGATATCAAGTTTTTTTGAAATGCCCTTGGCCACCGCCTGCCCGTTTTTCGCCACCCGGAAAACAGAGGTCGCCACCGCGTTGATGCGTTTGACGTTGTAGGTTTTCACTTTTTGCAGCAGCAGTTCAATGCGCGGAGTGTATTCCTGAACCGTGGCATCCGGTATTTCCCTGGCCGGAGATTTTTCCAGTGCTTCGTTGAAAGCCAGAGGCAAACGTTCCTCGAACAACACATTCACGATTTTCTTTTCACAGGTGTCAACCGTGGCCACATAGGCTTTGGTGGTGCCGGAGCCCAGATCCAGCGCCGCGCGATTTTCATGACAGGGATTCGCATACGCGATTGCGGAAAAGACAGAAACAAGTACGAAGGTTTTAATCATGCCGTCATGCTAACGCAAAGACCGGGTGCGGGGCAAGTTTCCAGTCCAGCGGGGACTATTTGCCTCTGAAAATCAGTGTACTGCTGTCTCGTTGAAGCTGAGGCTGGCACCAATGCTGCTACCGTCTTACTTTGAGTTGCATTGCTCGTACTATTAACCATGAGAAAAGGAGAAATGCCATGGAAGCTACTACAGGC
Coding sequences within it:
- a CDS encoding Ppx/GppA phosphatase family protein; the protein is MIKTFVLVSVFSAIAYANPCHENRAALDLGSGTTKAYVATVDTCEKKIVNVLFEERLPLAFNEALEKSPAREIPDATVQEYTPRIELLLQKVKTYNVKRINAVATSVFRVAKNGQAVAKGISKKLDIPIEVISQEQEAELGYWSALAQRGITNTDNLIVWDIGGGSMQMYSREKGKVHIFEGNLASVTFKNQILQVLQFKDPKKESSPNPFARQREAALQLAKNHAYLNVPAYFKAKAPTARWVGVGGVISMSVQKQVQAGGSEFTQSALEETLKVRSQLKDSEIQSEYRISDISNLALVLGYMKALKIEKVETAQASLGQGLIFKNLK